The following is a genomic window from Streptomyces chrestomyceticus JCM 4735.
CGCGAGGCCCACGACGACGTGTTGCGGATCCTGCGCGAAGAGGGCGCGCCGGACACCGTCGTCTTCCACTGCTACTCGGGCGACGCCGAGATGGCCAAGGTCTGCGCCGAGGCCGGATACTTCATGTCCTTCGCGGGCAACGTCACCTTCAAGAACGCCCAGCCGCTGCGCGACGCCCTCGCCGTCGCCCCGCCCGAACTGGTGCTCGTCGAGACCGACGCGCCCTTCCTCACCCCCGCGCCGTACCGCGGACGGCCTAACGCCCCGTATCTCATTCCGGTCACGCTGCGGGCCATGGCCGAGGTCAAGGGAATGACGGAGGACGCCCTGGCCAGCGCCGTCGCGGCGAACACGGCCCGCGCCTTCGCCTACTGACGGGCCCGCGAGGACGGGCGCGGCACAATAGCGCGACGACACTGTGTAGCGGGTCCGCTTTGGAGAGTCACCCGCGCTCCGCTACATTCCGGGCCACACCCGGACCCGTGGCACGTGGAGCGTCGTGACTCATTCGCAGGGCAGCCACCACCTCGCGCACGGCGGACACGGACCCAGCACCGAGCCGCCGCGTGACGCAGCCGTCGAGAACCCCGACCCGTACGGGAGGTATGCCGCGTACGGCGACGGGGCGTACGGGACGCGCGGGGGATACGGGACGCAGGGCGAGTACGGGAGCTACAGCGCGTACGGCGAGTACGGGCCGTACGACGTGTACGAGACGTACAGCCCGTACGGAACGGGCGACCGGCACGACCCCGCGCGGGACAGCCGTACCGCTCCCGCCCCGGCCGCCCCGGCGCGTGACACCGAGACCCCCTGGCAGCCGGAGGAAGCTCCGGGCGGCCCCGCGAACCCGCCCGGCCCGGACGAGACCTGGGAGACGCCCGCAGCCGCCGCGCCTGCGCGTGTACCCCACCAGGGGCCGCTGGTCCCGCTGCGCGACGACCTGGCCGGCGTCCCCGCCCCCCGCGCCGGAGGACGGGCCGCCGCCCGCCGCGCCTCCCGAGGCACCGCCCACCGCCGCGGCATGACCGGCCGGCTCAACGCCACCGACCGCCGCGGCACCGACGGCACCGAAACCCGCCGCCGCCTGCTCCCGCAGGCCCTCGTCGTGGCCTTCCTGGCCGGTGGCACCTCCGCCTTCATCGCCCACGACAAGGCCGTCCGCATCGACGTCGACGGCGAACCCCGCACCCTGCACACCTTCGCCGCCGACGTCGGCGACCTGCTCGCCGACGAGGACGTCCCGGTCGGCGCGCACGACCTCGTCCAGCCCGCCGCCGACGCCGCCCTGACCAGCGGCGACGAGATCACCGTCCGCTACGGACGGCCGGTCCGCCTCACCCTGGACGGCGAACGCCGCCAGGTCTGGACGACCGCCGAGACCGTCGGCGGCGCGCTCCGCGAACTCGGCGTCCGCGCCGAGGGCGCCCACCTGTCCGCCGACCCCGCCCAGCGCATCGGCCGCAATGGCCTCGACCTCGACGTCCGCACCGAACGCAGCGTCACCTTCGTCGCCGACGGCCGCGAGCACACCGTCCGCACCAACGCGGCCACCGTCAGCGAGGCACTCGACCAGGCGGGCATCGTGCTGCGCGGCGAGGACATCACCTCGGTGGCGCCCGAGTCCTTCCCGCGCGACGGACAGACCGTCTCCGTCCTGCGCATCACCGGCGCCGAGAAGGTCCGCGAGGTCACCATCCCGTTCGAGACCGTCAAGCAGGCCGACCCGACGCTCTTCAAGGGCACCGAGACGGTGGTCCGCCAGGGACAGCCCGGCGTACGCCGCCTGACCTACGAGATCCGTACGGTCAACGGCGTCCAGCAGAAGCCCAAGAAGGTCGGCTCGGAGGTCGTCCGCGAGCCGCGCGACCGGATCGTGCACGTCGGCACCAAGCCGATGCCGATGAGCGTGGACGGGGCCGACCACCTGAACTGGGGCGCGCTCGCCGAGTGCGAGGCGGGCGGCCGCCCCGACGCGGTCGACGCGTCCGGCACCTACGGCGGCCTCTACCAGTTCGACACCGGCACCTGGCGCGGACTCGGCGGCAACGGACGCCCCCAGGACGCCCCGGCCAGGGAGCAGACCTACCGCGCCAAGAAGCTCTACATCAGCCGGGGCGCGAGCCCGTGGCCGGTGTGCGGGCGCAAGCTGCACGACTGAGCGGCCCTCCGGCCCGGGGGCGTGGCGGCCGCTGTCGCCGCGCCCCGCCCGGGGCGCCGTAAGCTGCACGGGTGAGCAACAGCAGCCCCACCGACGAGCCCGGCCCCCTCCTGGGCGCCGCCGACATCCGCGAACTGGCCACCGCCCTGGGCGTCCGCCCCACCAAGCAGCGCGGCCAGAACTTCGTCATCGACGCCAACACCGTCCGGCGCATCGTGCGTACCGCCGAGGTGCGGCCGGACGACGTCGTCGTCGAGGTCGGACCCGGGCTCGGCTCGCTGACCCTGGCCCTGCTGGAGGCCGCCGACCGGGTCACCGCCGTCGAGATCGACGACGTGCTGGCCGCCGCGCTGCCCGCCACCGTCGAGACCCGGCTGCCCGGCCGCGCCGACCGCTTCGCGCTCGTGCACAGTGACGCCATGCTCGTGCGGGACCTGCCGGGACCCGCGCCCACCGCGCTGGTCGCCAACCTCCCGTACAACATCGCCGTTCCTGTCCTGCTGCACATGCTCGCGACGTTCCCCACCATCGACCGCACCCTGGTCATGGTCCAGTCCGAGGTCGCCGACCGGCTCGCGGCCCGGCCCGGCAACAAGGTGTACGGCGTGCCGTCGGTCAAGGCCAACTGGTACGCCGAGGTCAAGCGGGCCGGCGCGATCGGGCGCAACGTGTTCTGGCCCGCGCCCAACGTCGACTCCGGACTGGTCTCGCTCGTCCGCCGGGAGAAGCCGGTCGAGACGACCGCCAGCCGTGCCCAGGTCTTCGCGGTGGTCGACGCGGCGTTCGCCCAGCGCCGCAAGACGCTGCGCGCCGCCCTGGCCGGGTGGGCCGGGTCGGCTGCCGCCGCAGAGACCGCGCTGGTCGCCGCCGGTGTCTCGCCGCAGGCCCGCGGTGAGGCGCTGACCGTCGAGGAGTTCGCCCGCATCGCCGAGCACAAGCCCGTCCACGAGGAGAGCGCCGCGTGACCGACCGGCCCGCCGTCACCGTCCGCGTACCCGCCAAGGTCAACGTCCAGCTCGCCGTCGGCGGCGCCCGCCCGGACGGCTTCCACGACCTGGCCAACGTCTTCCTGGCCGTCGGCCTGTACGACGAGGTCACCGCCACCCCGGCCGACGCCCTGCGCGTCACCGCGACCGGCCCGGACACCGACCGCGTCCCCCTCGACCGTACGAACCTGGCCGCCCGCGCCGCGGAACTCCTCGCCGCCCGGCACGGCATCGCGCCCGACGTGCACCTGCACCTCGCCAAGGACATCCCCGTCGCGGGCGGCATGGCCGGCGGCAGCGCGGACGCGGCGGGCGCCCTGGTGGCGTGCGACGCGCTGTGGGGCACCGGCGCCACCCGCGAAGAGCTGCTCGCGATCTGTGCCGAGCTGGGCAGCGACGTGCCGTTCTCGCTGGTGGGCGGGGCGGCGCTGGGCCGTGGGCGCGGCGAGCTGCTGACGCCGCTGGAGGTGGGCGGCACGTTCCACTGGGTCTTCGCGGTGGCCGACGGCGGACTGTCCACCCCGGCCGTCTACGCCGAGTTCGACCGCCTCACCGAAAACGTGAGCGTCCCCGCCCCGGAAGCGTCCCCGGCCCTGCTCGACGCGCTGCGCACCGGCGACCCGACCGCCCTGGCCCCCGCCCTCGCCAACGACCTCCAGCCCGCCGCGCTCTCCCTGCGCCCGTCGCTGGCCGCCACCCTCACGGCGGGCACCACCGCCGGAGCCCTGGCGGCCCTGGTCTCCGGCTCGGGCCCCACCACGGCCTTCCTCACCAAGGACGCCGACACGGCCGCCTCGGTGGCCGACGCCCTGCTGACCTCCGGCACCTGCCGGGCCGCCCGGGTGGCGGCGGGACCGGTGCCGGGCGCGACGGTCGTCTGAGACGGCCGTCCGAGGGGAGGGGGCGTGTGCGGCGCCCCGGCCACCCCCGCGGCGCGCGGCGCCCCGGTCCGCACTCCCCGCGCGGGAAGCACGCGGGGAAAAGCCTCCGGGGCCGGACTAGGCTGTCGGGAGGACCCCGACCGATGGAGTGAAGTGTGGCCGTCAACCTCGTCAATCTGGAAGCCGTGGGCAAGGTGTACGGGACCCGTGCACTGCTCGACGGTGTTTCCCTGGGTGTCAATGAGGGGGACCGGATCGGCGTCGTGGGGCGTAACGGCGACGGCAAGACGACCTTGATCCGGATCCTCGCGAAGCTGGAGGACGCCGACGACGGCCGGGTGACGCACAACAGCGGACTGCGGCTCGGCGTGCTGACCCAGCACGACTCGCTGGACCCGGCCGCGACCGTGCGGCACGAGGTCATCGGCGACCTCGCGGACCACGAATGGCGGGGCAACGCCAAGATCCGGGACGTGCTGACCGGGCTGTTCGGCGGGCTGGACCTGCCGGGGCTGGGGCAGGGCCTGGACACCGTGATCGGTCCGCTGTCCGGTGGTGAGCGCCGCCGGATCGCGCTGGCGAAGCTGCTGATCGCCGAGCAGGACCTGATCGTGCTGGACGAGCCGACCAACCACCTGGACGTCGAGGGCATCTCCTGGCTCGCCCGCCATCTGCGCGAACGCCGGTCGGCGCTGGTGTGCGTCACCCACGACCGCTGGTTCCTGGACCAGGTGTGCACCCGGATGTGGGACGTCCAGCGCGGCGACGTCCACGAGTACGAGGGCGGCTACAGCGACTACGTCTTCGCCCGTGCCGAGCGCGAGCGGATCGCCGCCAGCGAAGAGGCCAAGCGGCAGAACCTGATGCGCAAGGAGCTGGCCTGGCTGCGCCGGGGCGCTCCGGCGCGCACCAGCAAGCCGCGGTTCCGTATCGAGGCGGCCAACGAGCTGATCGCGGACGTGCCGCCGCCGCGGGACACCGCCGAGCTGATGAAGTTCGCCAACTCCCGGCTGGGCAAGACCGTCTTCGAGCTGGAGGACGTGACCGTGCAGGCCGGGCCCAAGGTGCTGCTCAAGCATCTGACCTGGCAGCTCGGGCCGGGCGACCGGATCGGCCTGGTCGGGGTGAACGGCGCGGGCAAGACCTCGCTGCTGCGGGCGCTGGCCGAGGCGGCGCGTACGGAGGGCGAGGCGCAGCCGGCGGCCGGGAAGATCGTGGTCGGCCGGACCGTGAAGCTGGCCTACCTGTCGCAGGAGGTCGCGGAGCTGGACCCGGCGCTGCGGGTGCTGGAGGCCGTGCAGCGGGTGCGGGAGCGGGTGGACCTCGGCAAGGGCCGGGAGATGACCGCGGGCCAGCTCTGCGAGAAGTTCGGCTTCACCAAGGAGAAGCAGTGGACGCCGGTCGGCGACCTGTCGGGCGGTGAGCGGCGGCGGCTGCAGATCCTGCGGCTGCTGATGGACGAGCCGAACGTGCTGTTCCTGGACGAGCCGACCAACGACCTGGACATCGAGACGCTGACGCAGCTTGAGGACCTGCTCGACGGCTGGGCGGGTTCGCTGGTGGTCATCAGCCACGACCGGTACTTCGTCGAGCGGACCACCGACCGGGTGTTCGCGCTGCTGGGCGACGCGACGCTGCGGATGCTGCCGCGCGGTCTGGACGAGTACCTGGAGCGGCGCCAGAAGGTGATCGACGCGGCGGCGCCCGCGCCCGCTCCGGCGCAGGAGGCGCCGAAGCAGAAGCCGGCGGCCGTGACGCGGGCGGCGCAGAAGGAGCTGCAGAAGATCGAGCGGCAGCTCGACCGCATCGGCGAGAAGGAGGCGAAGCTGCACGCGCAGATCGCCGAGCACGCGACGGACTTCGAGAAGGTCGCGGGGCTGGACGCGCAGTTGCGGGAGCTGGTGGGCGAGCGGGAGGAGCTGGAGATGCGGTGGCTGGAACTGGCGGAGGACGCGTAGCGGAAGAGCCGCTACCGCCGGAGCCGGCCGCGAT
Proteins encoded in this region:
- a CDS encoding 4-(cytidine 5'-diphospho)-2-C-methyl-D-erythritol kinase, which gives rise to MTDRPAVTVRVPAKVNVQLAVGGARPDGFHDLANVFLAVGLYDEVTATPADALRVTATGPDTDRVPLDRTNLAARAAELLAARHGIAPDVHLHLAKDIPVAGGMAGGSADAAGALVACDALWGTGATREELLAICAELGSDVPFSLVGGAALGRGRGELLTPLEVGGTFHWVFAVADGGLSTPAVYAEFDRLTENVSVPAPEASPALLDALRTGDPTALAPALANDLQPAALSLRPSLAATLTAGTTAGALAALVSGSGPTTAFLTKDADTAASVADALLTSGTCRAARVAAGPVPGATVV
- the rsmA gene encoding 16S rRNA (adenine(1518)-N(6)/adenine(1519)-N(6))-dimethyltransferase RsmA, whose translation is MSNSSPTDEPGPLLGAADIRELATALGVRPTKQRGQNFVIDANTVRRIVRTAEVRPDDVVVEVGPGLGSLTLALLEAADRVTAVEIDDVLAAALPATVETRLPGRADRFALVHSDAMLVRDLPGPAPTALVANLPYNIAVPVLLHMLATFPTIDRTLVMVQSEVADRLAARPGNKVYGVPSVKANWYAEVKRAGAIGRNVFWPAPNVDSGLVSLVRREKPVETTASRAQVFAVVDAAFAQRRKTLRAALAGWAGSAAAAETALVAAGVSPQARGEALTVEEFARIAEHKPVHEESAA
- a CDS encoding ABC-F family ATP-binding cassette domain-containing protein, producing MAVNLVNLEAVGKVYGTRALLDGVSLGVNEGDRIGVVGRNGDGKTTLIRILAKLEDADDGRVTHNSGLRLGVLTQHDSLDPAATVRHEVIGDLADHEWRGNAKIRDVLTGLFGGLDLPGLGQGLDTVIGPLSGGERRRIALAKLLIAEQDLIVLDEPTNHLDVEGISWLARHLRERRSALVCVTHDRWFLDQVCTRMWDVQRGDVHEYEGGYSDYVFARAERERIAASEEAKRQNLMRKELAWLRRGAPARTSKPRFRIEAANELIADVPPPRDTAELMKFANSRLGKTVFELEDVTVQAGPKVLLKHLTWQLGPGDRIGLVGVNGAGKTSLLRALAEAARTEGEAQPAAGKIVVGRTVKLAYLSQEVAELDPALRVLEAVQRVRERVDLGKGREMTAGQLCEKFGFTKEKQWTPVGDLSGGERRRLQILRLLMDEPNVLFLDEPTNDLDIETLTQLEDLLDGWAGSLVVISHDRYFVERTTDRVFALLGDATLRMLPRGLDEYLERRQKVIDAAAPAPAPAQEAPKQKPAAVTRAAQKELQKIERQLDRIGEKEAKLHAQIAEHATDFEKVAGLDAQLRELVGEREELEMRWLELAEDA
- a CDS encoding resuscitation-promoting factor, whose product is MTHSQGSHHLAHGGHGPSTEPPRDAAVENPDPYGRYAAYGDGAYGTRGGYGTQGEYGSYSAYGEYGPYDVYETYSPYGTGDRHDPARDSRTAPAPAAPARDTETPWQPEEAPGGPANPPGPDETWETPAAAAPARVPHQGPLVPLRDDLAGVPAPRAGGRAAARRASRGTAHRRGMTGRLNATDRRGTDGTETRRRLLPQALVVAFLAGGTSAFIAHDKAVRIDVDGEPRTLHTFAADVGDLLADEDVPVGAHDLVQPAADAALTSGDEITVRYGRPVRLTLDGERRQVWTTAETVGGALRELGVRAEGAHLSADPAQRIGRNGLDLDVRTERSVTFVADGREHTVRTNAATVSEALDQAGIVLRGEDITSVAPESFPRDGQTVSVLRITGAEKVREVTIPFETVKQADPTLFKGTETVVRQGQPGVRRLTYEIRTVNGVQQKPKKVGSEVVREPRDRIVHVGTKPMPMSVDGADHLNWGALAECEAGGRPDAVDASGTYGGLYQFDTGTWRGLGGNGRPQDAPAREQTYRAKKLYISRGASPWPVCGRKLHD